In a genomic window of Gadus chalcogrammus isolate NIFS_2021 chromosome 17, NIFS_Gcha_1.0, whole genome shotgun sequence:
- the LOC130370247 gene encoding GTPase IMAP family member 4-like isoform X1: MLNMESGATGPCPTDMGENDPEEVLKLILIGNTGSGKSASGNTILGQAGQRPFESICGPASVTQVCQLETSGYHAEEEAKSSSSRRRKRKKVAVVDMPGFGHTQLTQEQIIKEISKSMALTAPGPHAFLLVVTLQRYTEEVKRAMDMIAEVFGEAALRDYTVVLFARGDALEELIEEYLSSSADFRGLIHRCGGRFHVFNNRDQGDRQQVLELLKKVEKVVDFNGGGRYTNAMYEEEKLRKEEQARKEKKPAGSWWKIWSWFS; encoded by the exons ATGCTCAATATGGAGTCAG GAGCAACGGGACCGTGTCCAACCGACATGGGAGAGAATGATCCAGAAGAAGTGCTGAAACTTATCCTGATTGGAAACACGGGGTCTGGGAAGAGCGCCTCAGGGAACACCATCCTTGGCCAGGCTGGCCAGCGTCCCTTCGAGTCCATTTGTGGCCCAGCCTCCGTGACCCAAGTCTGCCAGCTGGAGACCTCTGGATACCATGCTGAAGAGGAGGCGAAGAGCAGttcaagcaggaggaggaagaggaagaaggtggcggtggtggacaTGCCAGGTTTTGGACACACACAACTGACCCAGGAACAGATCATCAAGGAGATCAGCAAAAGCATGGCCCTGACGGCCCCCGGCCCACACGCCTTCCTCCTGGTGGTCACGCTACAACGCTACACAGAGGAGGTGAAAAGGGCCATGGATATGATAGCTGAGGTATTTGGTGAAGCGGCGCTCCGCGACTACACAGTGGTGCTGTTCGCCAGGGGAGATGCCCTGGAGGAGCTGATAGAGGAGTACCTGTCCAGCTCTGCTGACTTCAGGGGTTTGATTCACAGGTGTGGAGGCAGGTTCCACGTATTCAACAACAGGGATCAAGGTGATAGGCAGCAAGTTCTCGAGCTGCTGAAAAAGGTGGAGAAGGTTGTGGATTTCAACGGTGGAGGGCGTTATACCAACGCCATGTACGAG GAGGAAAAGTTAAGGAAGGAGGAACAGGCTAGGAAGGAGAAGAAACCTGCTGGAAGTTGGTGGAAAATATGGTCATGGTTTTCTTAA
- the LOC130370247 gene encoding GTPase IMAP family member 4-like isoform X2, with product MLNMESGATGPCPTDMGENDPEEVLKLILIGNTGSGKSASGNTILGQAGQRPFESICGPASVTQVCQLETSGYHAEEEAKSSSSRRRKRKKVAVVDMPGFGHTQLTQEQIIKEISKSMALTAPGPHAFLLVVTLQRYTEEVKRAMDMIAEVFGEAALRDYTVVLFARGDALEELIEEYLSSSADFRGLIHRCGGRFHVFNNRDQGDRQQVLELLKKVEKVVDFNGGGRYTNAMYEVEAAKKKEKLRKE from the exons ATGCTCAATATGGAGTCAG GAGCAACGGGACCGTGTCCAACCGACATGGGAGAGAATGATCCAGAAGAAGTGCTGAAACTTATCCTGATTGGAAACACGGGGTCTGGGAAGAGCGCCTCAGGGAACACCATCCTTGGCCAGGCTGGCCAGCGTCCCTTCGAGTCCATTTGTGGCCCAGCCTCCGTGACCCAAGTCTGCCAGCTGGAGACCTCTGGATACCATGCTGAAGAGGAGGCGAAGAGCAGttcaagcaggaggaggaagaggaagaaggtggcggtggtggacaTGCCAGGTTTTGGACACACACAACTGACCCAGGAACAGATCATCAAGGAGATCAGCAAAAGCATGGCCCTGACGGCCCCCGGCCCACACGCCTTCCTCCTGGTGGTCACGCTACAACGCTACACAGAGGAGGTGAAAAGGGCCATGGATATGATAGCTGAGGTATTTGGTGAAGCGGCGCTCCGCGACTACACAGTGGTGCTGTTCGCCAGGGGAGATGCCCTGGAGGAGCTGATAGAGGAGTACCTGTCCAGCTCTGCTGACTTCAGGGGTTTGATTCACAGGTGTGGAGGCAGGTTCCACGTATTCAACAACAGGGATCAAGGTGATAGGCAGCAAGTTCTCGAGCTGCTGAAAAAGGTGGAGAAGGTTGTGGATTTCAACGGTGGAGGGCGTTATACCAACGCCATGTACGAGGTAGAGGCAgcaaagaagaaggaaaagttAAGGAAGGAGTAA